Proteins co-encoded in one Stenotrophomonas maltophilia genomic window:
- the alr gene encoding alanine racemase has protein sequence MRPARALIDLGALRSNYRLARELGGGKALAIIKADAYGHGAVRCAQALEGEADGFGVATIEEALELRQAGIGAPILLLEGIFEPSDMALVAEHDFWCAVGSPWQLEALAAFDSPRPLTVWLKLDSGMHRLGLAVDSFRAAHARLSALPQVERIVLMTHLARADELDSERTHEQAATFARAIDGLEGETSVCNSPALLGWPDVRSDWVRPGLMLYGANPLPDNSALTERLRPVMTMQSKVIAERWIEPGEPVGYGARFVSKVRTRVGVVALGYADGYPQFAPNGTPVLIDGQPGALIGRVSMDMLTVDLTAHPQATVGSVVELWGTAPTLAELAPRCGVSAYQLPCAVKRVARVYQD, from the coding sequence ATGCGTCCTGCCCGCGCGCTGATTGATCTGGGCGCCCTGCGCAGCAACTACCGGCTCGCCCGCGAACTGGGCGGCGGCAAGGCCCTGGCGATCATCAAGGCCGATGCCTATGGCCATGGCGCAGTGCGCTGCGCACAGGCGCTGGAGGGCGAGGCCGATGGTTTCGGTGTGGCCACCATCGAAGAGGCACTGGAGCTGCGCCAGGCCGGCATCGGTGCGCCGATCCTGCTGCTCGAAGGCATCTTCGAACCCAGCGACATGGCGCTGGTGGCCGAGCACGATTTCTGGTGCGCGGTCGGTTCGCCGTGGCAGCTGGAAGCACTGGCCGCCTTCGACAGCCCGCGCCCGCTGACGGTGTGGCTGAAGCTGGACAGTGGCATGCACCGCCTTGGTCTGGCCGTGGACAGCTTCCGCGCCGCGCATGCGCGCCTGTCAGCGCTGCCGCAGGTCGAGCGCATCGTACTGATGACCCACCTGGCGCGTGCCGATGAGCTGGACAGCGAACGCACCCATGAGCAGGCAGCCACCTTTGCGCGTGCCATCGATGGCCTCGAGGGTGAGACCAGTGTGTGCAATTCGCCGGCGCTGCTGGGCTGGCCGGATGTGCGCAGCGACTGGGTGCGCCCGGGCCTGATGCTGTACGGCGCCAACCCGCTGCCGGACAACAGCGCGCTGACCGAGCGCCTGCGCCCGGTGATGACCATGCAGTCCAAGGTGATTGCCGAGCGCTGGATCGAGCCCGGAGAGCCGGTCGGCTATGGCGCGCGCTTTGTGTCCAAGGTGCGTACCCGCGTGGGCGTGGTTGCGCTGGGCTACGCCGATGGTTATCCGCAGTTCGCGCCGAACGGTACGCCGGTGTTGATCGATGGCCAACCCGGTGCGCTGATCGGCCGTGTATCGATGGACATGCTGACCGTGGATCTGACCGCACACCCGCAGGCCACAGTCGGCAGTGTGGTGGAGCTGTGGGGCACTGCGCCGACATTGGCGGAACTGGCACCGCGTTGTGGCGTAAGCGCCTATCAGCTGCCGTGCGCGGTCAAGCGCGTGGCACGCGTCTATCAGGACTGA
- a CDS encoding DUF3247 family protein, with translation MSRLAPRIHTDPAQIARLEALLPQLEGETQVQLTLHDGRRLLGTVAVKPTVQQYRNDAGDEGSNGQLRLDDYDTPVQQHHVWLDEIASIDRLPPKAP, from the coding sequence ATGTCCCGCTTAGCTCCCCGCATCCATACCGATCCGGCGCAGATCGCGCGCCTGGAAGCCCTGCTGCCACAGCTTGAAGGTGAAACACAGGTGCAGCTGACCCTGCACGATGGCCGCCGCCTGCTCGGTACGGTGGCGGTGAAGCCGACCGTGCAGCAGTACCGCAACGATGCCGGCGATGAAGGCAGCAATGGCCAGCTGCGCCTGGATGACTACGACACGCCGGTGCAGCAGCACCATGTGTGGCTGGATGAGATCGCCAGCATCGACCGGTTGCCGCCGAAGGCGCCTTGA
- the fabA gene encoding 3-hydroxyacyl-[acyl-carrier-protein] dehydratase FabA: MTRLHAFNREQLLASARGELFGTAAGRLPNDPMLMFDRITEIREDGGPHGKGMVRAELDIRPDLWFFGCHFIGDPVMPGCLGLDAMWQLTGFYLTWLGAPGKGRALGCGEVKFTGQVLPEAKLVRYEIDISRVINRKLVMAQSDARMYVDDREIYSARDLRVGLFTETGSF; encoded by the coding sequence ATGACCCGTCTCCACGCGTTCAACCGCGAACAGCTGCTGGCCAGCGCACGCGGTGAACTGTTCGGCACCGCTGCCGGCCGTTTGCCCAACGACCCGATGCTGATGTTCGACCGCATCACCGAAATCCGCGAGGACGGCGGACCGCATGGCAAGGGCATGGTACGCGCCGAACTGGATATCCGCCCGGACCTGTGGTTCTTCGGCTGCCATTTCATCGGCGACCCGGTAATGCCCGGCTGCCTGGGCCTGGATGCCATGTGGCAGCTGACCGGCTTCTACCTGACCTGGCTGGGCGCGCCCGGCAAGGGCCGCGCGCTCGGCTGTGGCGAGGTGAAGTTCACCGGCCAGGTGCTGCCGGAGGCCAAGCTTGTGCGCTACGAGATCGACATCAGCCGGGTGATCAACCGCAAGCTGGTGATGGCCCAGTCCGACGCCCGGATGTACGTGGATGATCGCGAAATCTACAGCGCCCGCGACCTGCGCGTGGGCCTGTTCACCGAAACCGGGAGCTTCTGA
- a CDS encoding DUF3016 domain-containing protein has translation MKLARATALLLAGALLAGGAHAAPRTVTAPDAPRALQAKGPVSVKWDDPATFTEIRQSTNRFEAERGNWVQQLASYVQDTAAKPLQPGQTLDVTLVDIKRAGDYEPWHGPRGSDIRVMRDIYPPRITLQYTLKDASGRIVDEGEAKLSDSGYLHNLGLRSDSDPLRYEKRLIDDWVKRELTAQATAAR, from the coding sequence ATGAAACTCGCACGTGCAACTGCCCTGCTGCTGGCGGGCGCTCTTCTGGCCGGTGGCGCGCACGCAGCACCGCGCACCGTGACCGCCCCGGATGCACCGCGCGCGCTGCAGGCCAAGGGACCGGTCAGCGTGAAGTGGGACGATCCGGCCACCTTCACCGAGATCCGCCAGAGCACCAACCGCTTCGAGGCCGAACGCGGCAACTGGGTGCAGCAGCTGGCCAGCTATGTGCAGGACACGGCGGCCAAACCGCTGCAGCCCGGGCAGACCCTGGATGTGACGCTGGTCGACATCAAGCGCGCGGGCGACTATGAACCCTGGCACGGCCCGCGCGGCAGCGATATCAGGGTCATGCGCGACATCTATCCGCCGCGCATCACGCTGCAGTACACGCTGAAGGACGCCAGTGGCCGCATTGTCGACGAAGGCGAGGCCAAGCTCAGCGACAGTGGCTACCTGCACAACCTCGGGCTGAGAAGTGACAGCGACCCGCTGCGCTACGAGAAGCGCCTGATCGATGACTGGGTGAAGCGCGAGCTGACGGCGCAGGCCACCGCGGCGCGGTAG
- a CDS encoding ATP-binding protein, producing MMVPAPEPDLHHGVLERINAGFCVIQVLFEGERAVDYRFIEVNDAFERHTGLKDARGQRMTALEPNHEQDWFRIYGDVARSGRPAQFEMEARALGRSFAVDAVRVGRPGEDKVGILFFDITARKQMEVELGESEARFSALADGLPMPVWVLDERGHARFVNSAFSEFFGGDETRVPEDVWRGLVHPDDASVFEYELQEALKAQRSMHALVRARRADGQWRWLEMNARPRFSRMGRFIGLAGSSPDVTERREIELAREELLQSERAARSAAENMARLKDEFLATLSHELRTPLTTILGWSELLLQRVDNTSPLFKGLNVIANSAAAQKRLISDMLDLSSMLLGKVQLEVEVLDLRDLLGEAIGAQELVAEGKALDVTLQLPEQPSQVLGDATRLQQVFWNLLSNAIKFTPAEGRIDLQLQSDGNHWVITVRDSGDGIAPEFLNHLFSRFRQADGTTTRRHGGLGLGLAIVQQLVELHGGTVTAASEGHGHGATFTVRLPKHIPDAERRPLREVISGPILEPVIVEPYPLRGMHVLAVEDQPEVLEYLRRMLEEQGASVSAASSAGEALALLADTGHLQYHVMLTDIGMPGMDGYGLVRTLREDMGVDAATLPAVAVTALARADDRRRALASGFQEHVAKPYSVAQLVSAVRKVQVPRVDSALH from the coding sequence ATGATGGTGCCGGCGCCCGAACCCGACCTGCATCATGGCGTGCTTGAGCGCATCAACGCCGGTTTCTGTGTGATCCAGGTGCTGTTCGAGGGCGAGCGTGCCGTCGACTACCGTTTCATCGAAGTCAACGACGCCTTCGAACGCCATACCGGGCTGAAGGATGCGCGGGGCCAGCGCATGACCGCGCTGGAGCCGAACCATGAGCAGGACTGGTTCCGGATCTACGGCGACGTGGCCCGCAGCGGCCGTCCGGCCCAGTTCGAGATGGAAGCGCGCGCGCTGGGCCGCTCGTTCGCGGTCGATGCGGTGCGCGTGGGCCGGCCCGGCGAGGACAAGGTCGGCATCCTGTTCTTCGACATCACCGCGCGCAAGCAGATGGAAGTGGAACTGGGCGAGAGCGAAGCGCGCTTCAGTGCACTGGCCGACGGCCTGCCGATGCCGGTGTGGGTGCTCGACGAACGTGGCCACGCCCGCTTCGTCAACAGTGCCTTCAGCGAATTCTTCGGTGGCGACGAAACGCGCGTGCCGGAGGATGTATGGCGCGGCCTGGTGCACCCCGATGACGCCTCGGTGTTCGAGTACGAGCTGCAGGAGGCGCTGAAGGCGCAGCGTTCGATGCATGCGCTGGTGCGTGCACGCCGTGCCGATGGCCAGTGGCGCTGGCTGGAGATGAACGCGCGGCCGCGCTTTTCGCGCATGGGCCGTTTCATCGGCCTGGCCGGCAGCAGCCCGGACGTGACCGAACGCCGCGAGATCGAACTGGCGCGCGAGGAACTGCTGCAGTCCGAGCGGGCCGCGCGCAGTGCCGCCGAGAACATGGCGCGGTTGAAAGACGAATTCCTGGCCACGCTGTCGCACGAACTGCGCACGCCGCTGACCACCATCCTGGGCTGGAGTGAACTGCTGCTGCAGCGCGTGGACAACACCAGCCCGCTGTTCAAGGGCCTGAACGTGATCGCCAACAGCGCCGCGGCGCAGAAGCGCCTGATCTCGGACATGCTCGACCTCAGCAGCATGCTGCTGGGCAAGGTGCAGCTGGAAGTGGAAGTGCTGGACCTGCGCGACCTGCTGGGTGAAGCCATCGGCGCGCAGGAACTGGTGGCCGAAGGCAAGGCGCTGGACGTCACCCTGCAGCTGCCCGAACAGCCCAGCCAGGTGCTGGGCGACGCCACCCGCCTGCAACAGGTGTTCTGGAACCTGCTGTCGAACGCGATCAAGTTCACTCCGGCCGAAGGCCGCATCGATCTGCAGCTGCAGTCCGACGGCAACCACTGGGTGATCACCGTGCGCGACAGCGGCGACGGCATCGCGCCGGAATTCCTCAACCACCTGTTCAGCCGCTTCCGCCAGGCCGATGGCACCACCACCCGCCGCCACGGCGGCCTGGGCCTGGGCCTGGCGATCGTGCAGCAGCTGGTGGAACTGCATGGCGGCACCGTCACGGCTGCCAGCGAGGGCCATGGCCACGGCGCCACCTTTACCGTGCGCCTGCCCAAGCACATCCCGGATGCCGAACGGCGGCCGTTGCGTGAAGTGATCAGCGGGCCGATCCTGGAACCGGTGATCGTCGAGCCCTATCCGCTGCGTGGCATGCATGTGCTGGCGGTGGAAGACCAGCCGGAAGTGCTGGAGTACCTGCGGCGCATGCTGGAAGAGCAGGGGGCCAGCGTGTCGGCAGCCAGTTCGGCCGGCGAAGCCCTGGCGCTGCTGGCCGACACCGGCCACCTGCAGTACCACGTGATGCTGACCGACATCGGCATGCCCGGCATGGACGGCTATGGGCTGGTGCGCACGCTGCGCGAGGACATGGGCGTGGATGCGGCTACCCTGCCGGCGGTGGCGGTGACCGCGCTGGCACGTGCCGATGATCGTCGGCGCGCGCTGGCATCGGGCTTCCAGGAACACGTCGCCAAGCCGTACTCGGTGGCACAGCTGGTGTCTGCGGTACGCAAGGTGCAGGTGCCGCGCGTCGACAGCGCGCTGCACTGA
- the fabB gene encoding beta-ketoacyl-ACP synthase I, producing the protein MRRVVITGMGITSCLGNDLDTVSSALREGRSGITALADHAEAGLRSQVGGRVDLELEALIDRKQKRFMSDAAAFAYLAMRDAIADAGLSAEQVSSLRTGLIAGSGGGSSEWQIGAVDLLRERGVRKVGPYMVPRTMCSTVSACLATAYQIKGVSYSLSAACATSAHCIGAAADMIRHGAQDIMFAGGGEDLHWSMSVMFDAMGALSTSFNDTPASASRPYDKDRDGFVIAGGGGMLVLEDYDHAVARGAHIHAELIGYGVTSDGADMVAPSGEGAVRCMKMALQGVDRPLDYLNTHGTSTPLGDVTELNAIREVFGDAVPPLSSTKALSGHSLGAASVHEAIYCLLMMRDGFVAGSANIGELDPKVESFPILRESREQKLDTVMSNSFGFGGTNAALVFGRV; encoded by the coding sequence ATGCGTCGCGTCGTCATCACCGGCATGGGCATCACGTCCTGCCTCGGCAATGATCTGGATACGGTCTCCAGCGCGCTGCGCGAAGGCCGCTCGGGCATCACCGCACTGGCCGACCATGCCGAGGCCGGCCTGCGCAGCCAGGTGGGTGGTCGTGTCGACCTCGAACTGGAGGCACTGATCGACCGCAAGCAGAAGCGCTTCATGAGCGATGCGGCGGCCTTCGCCTATCTGGCCATGCGCGATGCCATCGCCGATGCCGGGCTCAGCGCCGAGCAGGTCAGCAGCCTTCGTACCGGCCTGATCGCCGGCTCCGGCGGTGGTTCCAGCGAATGGCAGATCGGTGCGGTTGATCTGCTGCGCGAGCGCGGGGTGCGCAAGGTCGGCCCGTACATGGTGCCGCGCACGATGTGCTCCACGGTCTCGGCCTGCCTGGCCACCGCCTATCAGATCAAGGGCGTCAGCTACTCGCTTTCGGCCGCCTGCGCGACCTCGGCGCACTGCATCGGCGCGGCCGCGGACATGATCCGTCACGGCGCGCAGGACATCATGTTCGCCGGTGGCGGCGAAGACCTGCACTGGTCGATGAGCGTGATGTTCGATGCGATGGGCGCGCTGTCGACCAGCTTCAACGACACCCCGGCCAGCGCCTCGCGCCCCTATGACAAGGACCGCGACGGCTTCGTCATCGCCGGTGGCGGCGGCATGCTGGTGCTGGAGGATTACGACCACGCCGTTGCACGCGGTGCACACATCCATGCCGAGCTGATCGGCTATGGCGTCACCTCCGACGGTGCCGACATGGTGGCGCCGTCCGGCGAAGGCGCGGTGCGCTGCATGAAGATGGCACTGCAGGGTGTCGATCGCCCGCTGGACTACCTCAACACCCACGGCACCTCGACCCCGCTGGGCGATGTCACCGAGCTCAACGCGATCCGCGAAGTGTTCGGCGATGCGGTGCCGCCGTTGTCTTCGACCAAGGCGTTGTCCGGCCACTCCTTGGGTGCGGCCAGCGTGCACGAGGCGATCTACTGCCTGCTGATGATGCGCGATGGCTTCGTCGCCGGTTCGGCCAACATCGGCGAGCTGGACCCGAAGGTGGAGAGCTTCCCGATCCTGCGTGAGAGCCGCGAGCAGAAGCTGGACACGGTGATGTCCAACAGCTTCGGTTTCGGTGGCACCAACGCGGCACTGGTGTTCGGGCGGGTGTGA
- a CDS encoding class I SAM-dependent methyltransferase, whose amino-acid sequence MASSDDAPLQTLLLPFSQGALRWPEGTVAFLRARDGWPLREVAGNRELHCEQSFAPFAQPLQQAAGWTVSGQLDDVAGKGRYPLVLVLPPRQREEARALFARALALVADGGRIVACQSNNEGARSGEGDLKQLAGLGGSLTKNHCRVYWTAPMQGQHDVDLAKRWAALDAVRPIVGGRFLSRPGVFAWDRIDPASALLAEHLPADLAGRAADLGAGYGYLSRELLERCPKITALDLYEAEQRALALAELNLAPPPRPLPLRFLWRDVTAGIEPGYDVIISNPPFHTPSRADRPDIGQRFIAVAAQALRPGGRLYVVANRHLPYEHTLNDSFGAVRVVAERDGFKLVEAVKGKGR is encoded by the coding sequence ATGGCCTCCAGCGACGACGCCCCCCTGCAGACCCTGCTCCTGCCGTTCTCCCAAGGCGCCCTGCGCTGGCCGGAGGGCACGGTGGCCTTCCTGCGCGCCCGCGATGGCTGGCCGCTGCGCGAAGTGGCCGGCAACCGCGAGCTGCACTGCGAACAGAGTTTTGCCCCGTTTGCGCAGCCGCTGCAGCAGGCTGCTGGCTGGACCGTCAGCGGCCAGCTGGACGACGTGGCCGGCAAGGGCCGCTACCCGCTGGTGCTGGTGCTGCCGCCGCGTCAGCGCGAGGAAGCCCGGGCGCTGTTCGCCCGCGCACTGGCGCTGGTGGCCGACGGCGGCCGCATCGTCGCCTGCCAGTCCAACAATGAAGGCGCGCGCTCCGGTGAAGGCGATCTCAAGCAGCTGGCCGGCCTCGGCGGCAGCCTGACCAAGAACCATTGCCGCGTTTACTGGACCGCACCGATGCAGGGCCAGCACGACGTCGACCTGGCCAAGCGCTGGGCCGCCCTGGACGCGGTACGCCCGATCGTCGGCGGGCGCTTCCTCAGCCGCCCGGGCGTGTTCGCCTGGGACCGCATCGACCCGGCGTCGGCGCTGCTGGCCGAGCATCTGCCGGCTGACCTGGCCGGCCGCGCCGCCGACCTCGGTGCCGGCTACGGCTACCTGTCGCGCGAGCTGCTGGAGCGCTGCCCGAAGATCACCGCGCTGGACCTGTACGAGGCCGAGCAGCGTGCCCTGGCGCTGGCCGAACTGAACCTGGCACCGCCGCCGCGCCCGCTCCCGCTGCGCTTCCTGTGGCGTGACGTCACCGCCGGCATCGAGCCGGGCTACGACGTCATCATCAGCAATCCGCCGTTCCACACGCCCTCGCGGGCCGACCGCCCGGACATCGGCCAGCGCTTCATCGCCGTGGCCGCGCAGGCGCTGCGCCCGGGCGGGCGCCTGTATGTGGTGGCCAACCGCCATCTGCCGTACGAGCACACCCTCAACGACAGCTTCGGCGCGGTGCGCGTGGTGGCCGAGCGCGACGGCTTCAAGCTGGTCGAAGCGGTGAAGGGGAAGGGCCGATGA
- a CDS encoding pseudouridine synthase, whose amino-acid sequence MKLVKHIANLGYGSRKQVQWMFREGRVTDAEGEVLYADDQVPHEAIRVDGEPLDPPVGLSIALHKPAGYTCSTKDTGRLIYDLLPPRFRDRDPVLSTVGRLDRDTSGLLLLTDDGGLLHRIISPKSKLPKVYEVELGEDLRGDEVALFASGTLMLESEKTPLLPAELEVLDARRARLVLHEGRYHQVRRMFAATGNHVQALHRSRVGGLDLQGLDEGQWRQLTSTDLDTLFAP is encoded by the coding sequence ATGAAACTGGTCAAGCACATCGCCAACCTGGGCTATGGCAGCCGCAAGCAGGTGCAGTGGATGTTCCGCGAAGGCCGCGTCACCGACGCCGAGGGTGAAGTGCTGTACGCCGATGACCAGGTGCCGCACGAGGCCATCCGGGTTGATGGTGAGCCGCTTGATCCCCCGGTGGGCCTGTCTATCGCGCTGCACAAGCCGGCCGGCTACACCTGCTCGACGAAGGACACCGGCCGCCTGATCTACGATCTGCTGCCGCCGCGTTTCCGCGACCGCGACCCGGTGCTGTCCACCGTCGGCCGGCTGGATCGGGACACCAGTGGCCTGCTGCTGCTGACCGACGACGGTGGCCTGCTGCACCGGATCATCTCGCCGAAGTCGAAGCTGCCCAAGGTCTATGAAGTGGAACTGGGCGAGGATCTGCGCGGCGACGAAGTGGCGCTGTTCGCCAGCGGTACGCTGATGCTGGAATCGGAGAAGACCCCCCTGCTGCCGGCTGAACTGGAAGTGCTGGACGCGCGTCGTGCGCGCCTGGTGCTGCATGAAGGCCGCTACCATCAGGTACGCCGCATGTTCGCCGCCACCGGCAACCACGTGCAGGCCCTGCATCGCAGCCGCGTTGGCGGCCTGGATCTGCAGGGGCTGGACGAGGGGCAGTGGCGGCAGCTCACTTCCACCGACCTGGATACGCTGTTCGCTCCATGA
- a CDS encoding HAD family hydrolase has translation MTAIAALPFLPAAVIFDMDGLMIDSERVSLACWSEAADAFGLGLDEAVFLRMVGLGDRDSHALLRAQGIEDSVIEAVAAHCHELYEARTQTGLPLRPGILALLELLKAHAIPRAVATTTRQPRANRKLAAAGLLPYFDAVITSGDVARPKPAPDIYLLAAQRLGQAPERCLALEDSPAGTRAALAAGMTVIQVPDLVHPDEELRALGHRIVGSLVDAHALLLPLLPK, from the coding sequence ATGACCGCCATCGCTGCGCTGCCGTTCCTGCCCGCTGCCGTCATCTTCGACATGGACGGCCTGATGATCGACAGCGAGCGGGTCTCGCTGGCCTGCTGGAGCGAGGCCGCCGATGCATTCGGCCTGGGCCTGGATGAGGCGGTGTTCCTGCGCATGGTCGGCCTGGGTGACCGCGATTCACACGCGTTGCTGCGTGCGCAGGGCATCGAGGACAGCGTGATCGAAGCGGTGGCCGCGCATTGCCATGAGCTGTACGAAGCCCGCACCCAGACCGGTCTGCCGCTGCGGCCGGGCATCCTGGCGCTGCTGGAACTGCTGAAGGCGCACGCGATTCCGCGCGCGGTGGCGACCACCACGCGGCAGCCGCGCGCCAACCGCAAGCTGGCCGCTGCCGGCCTGCTGCCGTACTTCGATGCGGTGATCACCAGTGGCGATGTGGCGCGGCCGAAGCCGGCACCGGACATCTATCTGCTGGCCGCACAGCGGCTGGGCCAGGCACCGGAGCGCTGCCTGGCGCTGGAGGATTCACCGGCCGGTACGCGCGCCGCCCTGGCGGCGGGCATGACCGTCATCCAGGTGCCGGATCTGGTGCACCCGGACGAGGAACTGCGCGCGCTGGGTCACCGCATCGTCGGCTCGCTGGTGGACGCGCACGCGCTGCTGCTGCCGCTGCTGCCGAAATAA